The DNA segment GTTGATGTTAATTGAGTACTTACTCTGAGTAACACGTGAAGTCGTTGATGTTAATTGAGTACTTACTCTTGGTAAGAGGTGAAGTCGTTGATGTTAATTGAGTACTTACTCTGGGTAACATGTGAAGTCGTTGATGTTAATTGAGTACTTACTCTGGGTAACAGGTGAAGTCGTTGATGTAAATTGAGTACTTACTCTGGGTAACACGTGAAGTCGTTGATGTTAATTGAGTACTTATTCTGGGTAACACGTGAAGTCGTTGATGTTAATTGAGTACTTACTCTGGGTAACACGTGAAGTCGTTGATGTTAATAGAGTACTTACTCCGGGTAACAGGTGAAGTCGTTGATGTTAATTGAGTACTTACTCTGAGTAACACGTGAAGTCGTTGATGTTAATTGAGTACTTACTCTGGGTAATACGTGAAGTCGTTGATGTTAATTGAGTACTTACTCTGAGTAACAGGTGAAGTCGTTGATGTTAATTTAGTACTTACTCCGGGTAACAGGTGAAGTCGTTGATGTTTATTGAGTACTTACTCTGGGTAACACGTGAAGTCGATGATGTTAATTGAGTACTTACTCTGAGTAACAGGTGAAGTCGTTGATGTAAATTGAGTACTTACTCTGTGTAACAGGTGAAGTCGTTGATGTTAATTGAGTACTTACTCTGGGTAACAGGTGAATTCGTTGATGTTAATTGAGTACTTACTCCGGATAACAGGTGAAGTCGTTGATGTTAATTGAGTACTTACTCTGGGTAACACGTGAAGTCGTTGATGTTAATTGAATACTTACTCTGGGTAACACGTGAAGTCGTTGATGTTAATTGAGTACTTACTCTGAGTAACACGTGAAGTCGTTGATGTTAACTGAGTATCTTGAGTTGTACTAATTGTAGTTTCTACAATATTTGGGGTTGGAGCTGTGTCGTCAGTAGTTGGTTCTTTTGTTGTTATGGCGTCTATAGTTGTTTGTATTATTGGTGCGTCAGGAGTATTTGTTACTGTTGTTGAAAAGGCTATGGAAGTTTTCACTGTTGTTACAGCGTCACTCATTGGTTCAGTTGTTACGACGTTACTTCGTGATATTGCTGTGAAAAGTATAacaattaattgattgttgattgattgattcttCATTGGTTAGAAATCAATAAATGTAATAACACATGCACAAAATGTCCAAATATGATATTGAATATTGTGTGACAATATTTGTAACCTTGAAGTAATACATTTGTAGTATGTCAATAAGCATTGATTTGTGAAGCACTTTTTGTACAAACAAACATAAGCATTTTATATACTAGACATTTGTATTAATAGTAGCCGTTATATATACAGTACACCTATTTCAACTTTACTAGAACATACCCGTGATGTCACGGGTGTGTGACggaattaaagaatataaatatgcctaagccttattttagtattggcattgtcgattataagatgcacagttgTCTCTGCTTTCAAcatttttctgtttgaacccgtcgacctggaacttatcaattattggtaatattaatttgATTTCGAAAACAAAATGGCGTGGAAaagagtattttttaatcaacagcattgtccttaatgagttataaataaagttgaataatTTGATTCGCTGTTCAGTTACGTCATtccggctaacaaattgaaaactgtacatgctgtacctatacgccttattttaagtccagattttattatttattattcgtattgtcatctttgaaagtcatactgattaaaatactaaaatCGGGAAAAATGTGACAATGATTATATTAAGTAGTGTCAATCTTGTGATTACGACTCGTGTATTtagcaaaatcctaaatacagCTTTTAGTGGTgtgcctgtcagatgcggaatgtacagataaggtaaaaggtaacaggtgaatatttttatagcaATTTTACCTGATCATATCGGGAAAAgggtatttagtcggatcttaacacgtaTTTGTGATTTGGTTGAACCggtttttct comes from the Mytilus trossulus isolate FHL-02 chromosome 3, PNRI_Mtr1.1.1.hap1, whole genome shotgun sequence genome and includes:
- the LOC134709206 gene encoding uncharacterized protein LOC134709206: MSDAVTTVKTSIAFSTTVTNTPDAPIIQTTIDAITTKEPTTDDTAPTPNIVETTISTTQDTQLTSTTSRVTQKADNSAVVTGTVTGVSVVVSVIVSFVILQFCGFK